A stretch of the Parafrankia discariae genome encodes the following:
- a CDS encoding nucleotidyltransferase family protein encodes MTGAVVLAAGPGSRLGELGTRIPKTMIPVAGRPYLEHLAGRLIGAGLRPVVVAIHHRAAVICDHFSGHQYSRHLRFVSTGQRGTGSDLLECLHELAGEDFIVWNGDTIVDLDLTDLLARSEGHDEGGIIVLTRRTDAPNQGAWYVDDGGLVIATLEASPKPEPPPVFAWRGSSTGVLWLTKSLMSEYRSGLALDLYSTILPSLASRGLLCAYDNGMRYFLDFGTPRDLFRIDANQVSSWIGS; translated from the coding sequence ATGACGGGCGCGGTCGTTCTAGCTGCCGGACCGGGTAGTCGTTTAGGCGAGCTTGGTACCCGCATTCCAAAGACCATGATTCCGGTCGCTGGTAGGCCGTATCTTGAACATCTGGCAGGCCGATTGATCGGCGCCGGATTGCGGCCTGTCGTTGTGGCTATCCACCATCGCGCCGCCGTTATTTGCGATCACTTTTCAGGTCATCAATATTCGCGTCACCTCCGTTTCGTGTCTACTGGGCAGCGCGGTACTGGCTCAGACCTTCTAGAGTGCCTCCACGAATTAGCGGGAGAAGACTTCATTGTCTGGAACGGTGACACCATTGTTGATCTTGACTTAACGGACCTGCTCGCGCGGAGCGAGGGGCACGATGAAGGCGGGATAATCGTGCTTACCCGGCGTACGGACGCACCTAATCAGGGTGCATGGTATGTCGATGACGGCGGGTTAGTCATCGCGACGCTCGAAGCTTCACCGAAACCGGAGCCCCCACCCGTGTTCGCATGGAGAGGAAGTAGCACGGGCGTTCTCTGGCTAACAAAAAGCTTAATGAGTGAGTATCGGTCGGGACTCGCACTCGATCTTTACTCGACGATTCTTCCATCGCTCGCAAGTCGAGGGCTTCTGTGTGCCTACGACAATGGCATGCGATATTTTCTCGATTTCGGCACCCCGCGTGATCTATTTAGGATAGACGCCAATCAAGTCTCTTCCTGGATTGGATCTTGA